The following DNA comes from Terriglobales bacterium.
CGGAGAAGGCTTCGATTCCGGTGGCTATGACGCTGCTGGGTCTCGGTCACTTCCCTTCTTCGCACGTGCTGAACCTGGGCATGATGGGCATGCATGGCGAAGCCTGGGTCAACACCATGATCCAGGAAGCCGATCTCCTCATCGCGCTCGGCATGCGTTTCGACGATCGCGTCACCGGCAATCTGAAAACCTACGCTCCGCAAGCCAAGAAGATCCACGTTGATATTGATCCCGCCGAGATCAACAAGAACGTGAAAGTTGACGTGGCGCTGGTCGGCGATGTGCGCGCCGTCGTGCGCGAGTTGCTCGAGGAATTGGAGCCTTGCCAACACAAACAATGGCTGCAGTACCTTCGCAAGTTGAAGGGCGATTCCGCCGTCCGCGACATTCAGAACCTGCCCGACAATGGCCATCTCTACGCCGCCCACGTGATCAACGATCTCTGGCGTGCTACCGAAGGCAAGGCGCTGGTTGTGACCGACGTCGGCCAGCACCAGATGTGGGAGGCGCAGTACTACCACCATGAGAGCCCGCGTTCGCTCATCACCTCCGGCGGTCTTGGCACGATGGGGTTCGCTCTACCCGCAGCTATCGGCGCCAAAGTCGCGCGTCCCGAAGCTGAAGTCTGGGTTGTTGTCGGCGATGGCGGCTTTCAGATGACCATGTCCGAACTTGCGACCATTGTTCAGGAAAAGCTCAAAGTGAACATTGCCATCATTAACAATGGTTTTCTTGGCATGGTTCGCCAGTGGCAGGAATTCTTTTACGGGCGCAACTATCAGTCCACGCCGCTGCTGAATCCTGACTTCGCCAAGTTGGCTGAAGCTTTCGGAATCCGCGCTTTGACCGTGACTTCGCGTTCCGAGGTCGTACCCAGCATCAATTCCGCTCGCGACCATGACGGCCCGGTGTTGATTAATTTCAAGGTCGAGCAGGAGGATACGGTTTATCCCATGGTCGCC
Coding sequences within:
- a CDS encoding thiamine pyrophosphate-dependent enzyme, with translation SPAKEAFTKALELIHASKRPLILAGHGIAVSGAEHEVQALAEKASIPVAMTLLGLGHFPSSHVLNLGMMGMHGEAWVNTMIQEADLLIALGMRFDDRVTGNLKTYAPQAKKIHVDIDPAEINKNVKVDVALVGDVRAVVRELLEELEPCQHKQWLQYLRKLKGDSAVRDIQNLPDNGHLYAAHVINDLWRATEGKALVVTDVGQHQMWEAQYYHHESPRSLITSGGLGTMGFALPAAIGAKVARPEAEVWVVVGDGGFQMTMSELATIVQEKLKVNIAIINNGFLGMVRQWQEFFYGRNYQSTPLLNPDFAKLAEAFGIRALTVTSRSEVVPSINSARDHDGPVLINFKVEQEDTVYPMVAAGADLHQMIRRPGVLVETAEDA